A region from the Cannabis sativa cultivar Pink pepper isolate KNU-18-1 chromosome 9, ASM2916894v1, whole genome shotgun sequence genome encodes:
- the LOC115724171 gene encoding uncharacterized protein LOC115724171 isoform X2, whose amino-acid sequence MVVLSHSTTFCSGFIHHSIKPTLLFQGNISCYNGIKVAQRGSDYVQKSKLGSTCVVHMARREPYQSSFEDNLLHEPFLLTIAKEAVWWMRSLFIFLSEQPGQLMYIEWPSFPSTLKTATLTLVLVALLIVALSSVDSALSYLLAVLTRRAP is encoded by the exons ATGGTTGTTCTTTCTCACTCTACGACATTTTGTTCAG GTTTCATTCATCATTCCATAAAGCCCACACTGCTATTCCAGGGCAATATCAGTTGTTACAATGGCATCAAAGTG GCTCAAAGGGGAAGTGATTATGTTCAAAAATCCAAATTGGGCTCAACCTGTGTTGTGCACATGGCAAGAAGAGAACCTTATCAATCTAGCTTCGAGGATAACTTGCTCCACGAACCTTTTCTTTTAACCATTGCTAAAGAAGCTGTGTG GTGGATGAGATCTCTGTTCATTTTTTTAAGTGAGCAGCCTGGTCAACTGATGTATATAGAATGGCCGAGCTTCCCTAGCACA CTGAAGACAGCTACTCTGACTCTTGTTCTGGTAGCGTTGCTAATTGTAGCACTTTCCTCAGTAGACTCTGCTCTCAGCTATCTCTTGGCTGTCCTTACAAGGAGAGCTCCATAA
- the LOC115724171 gene encoding uncharacterized protein LOC115724171 isoform X1: MVVLSHSTTFCSGFIHHSIKPTLLFQGNISCYNGIKVVQSRWAQRGSDYVQKSKLGSTCVVHMARREPYQSSFEDNLLHEPFLLTIAKEAVWWMRSLFIFLSEQPGQLMYIEWPSFPSTLKTATLTLVLVALLIVALSSVDSALSYLLAVLTRRAP; the protein is encoded by the exons ATGGTTGTTCTTTCTCACTCTACGACATTTTGTTCAG GTTTCATTCATCATTCCATAAAGCCCACACTGCTATTCCAGGGCAATATCAGTTGTTACAATGGCATCAAAGTGGTACAATCTAGATGG GCTCAAAGGGGAAGTGATTATGTTCAAAAATCCAAATTGGGCTCAACCTGTGTTGTGCACATGGCAAGAAGAGAACCTTATCAATCTAGCTTCGAGGATAACTTGCTCCACGAACCTTTTCTTTTAACCATTGCTAAAGAAGCTGTGTG GTGGATGAGATCTCTGTTCATTTTTTTAAGTGAGCAGCCTGGTCAACTGATGTATATAGAATGGCCGAGCTTCCCTAGCACA CTGAAGACAGCTACTCTGACTCTTGTTCTGGTAGCGTTGCTAATTGTAGCACTTTCCTCAGTAGACTCTGCTCTCAGCTATCTCTTGGCTGTCCTTACAAGGAGAGCTCCATAA